The Castanea sativa cultivar Marrone di Chiusa Pesio chromosome 11, ASM4071231v1 genome contains a region encoding:
- the LOC142617025 gene encoding uncharacterized protein LOC142617025 translates to MEPEFQQANQSTSEEDAELEKSVSYKDSLLGDIPSAYAQAFRFERVDEPKVESDTKLGDIVKGMVDVKLSQETKSRIRAPWTKALIVKVYGKTMGYNYLTFKINTLWKLVTKMDRVDLGKDSFLIKFSEDSDYDKVLQGGPWFIGKHFLAIKPWEPYFKASKSTFSFVAVWIRFLELPIEFYDPLVLREIGSTIRPILRIDSYTASGSRASYARLCVQIDLSKPLINMVRVGCLRQRVMYEGISALCFCCGRVEHKIKNYDF, encoded by the exons ATGGAGCCTGAGTTTCAACAAGCTAACCAAAGTACTAGTGAGGAAGATGCAGAGCTTGAGAAGAGT GTCAGTTATAAGGACAGCTTGTTGGGAGATATCCCTAGTGCTTATGCACAGGCTTTTCGATTTGAAAGGGTGGATGAGCCTAAGGTGGAGTCTGACACAAAATTGGGTGATATTGTAAAGGGCATGGTGGATGTTAAACTATCTCAGGAGACTAAATCTCGGATTAGAGCTCCCTGGACAAAGGCATTGATAGTGAAAGTGTATGGTAAGACTATGGGATATAATTACCTCACTTTCAAAATCAATACCTTATGGAAACTAGTGACAAAAATGGATCGTGTTGATCTTGGGAAGGATTCTTTCCTAATTAAGTTCAGTGAGGATTCAGACTATGACAAAGTGTTACAGGGAGGTCCCTGGTTTATTGGGAAGCATTTTCTTGCAATCAAACCATGGGAACCATATTTTAAAGCATCTAAATCTACATTTTCTTTTGTGGCTGTTTGGATTAGATTTCTAGAGCTTCCCATTGAGTTTTATGATCCCTTGGTGCTTAGAGAAATTGGTTCAACCATTAGACCGATCCTGAGAATTGACTCTTACACTGCCTCGGGTTCAAGAGCAAGCTATGCAAGGTTGTGTGTGCAAATTGACCTTTCCAAGCCACTGATCAACATGGTTAGAGTTGGATGTTTAAGACAAAGGGTAATGTATGAGGGCATCTCGGCTTTGTGCTTCTGCTGTGGGAGGGTCGAGCACAAAATTAAGAACTATGACTTTTAA
- the LOC142617935 gene encoding transcription factor bHLH130-like, with protein sequence MSLLYSPTFKYSDVKLKKNHLDFMDSNTYHHPQQELQQQHQHQQQHEHNSSLMRYRSAPSSFFANLGDGSINGGEGGVGCEDYRDLRSSNPEVETMLARFMTPCNGSGDSNSQMVYQAQAAQQVQALPNHNSVGAGTTLDSSFSGLNSVGLENSMQAKMGAGNRSNLVRQSSSPPLFSDLTMDNGFAVMRDVGTFRACNGTNGEASPSMTKLNDHLTFTARRLPQIAEIGNEITSPEDQSLGNANGSNQQYIPKFTSDSWDESALNSLRRARDNEVNMFPTSNALETQNADSGNHTHRLTHHLSLPKTSVEMATIEKFLQFQGSVPCKIRAKRGCATHPRSIAERVRRTRISERMRKLQELFPNMDKQTNTADMLDLAVEYIKDLQKQVKTLTDTKAKCSCSSKQKQCSNHSA encoded by the exons ATGAGTCTTTTGTATAGTCCTACCTTCAAATATTCAGATGTGAAGCTGAAAAAGAATCACCTAGATTTCATGGACTCCAATACTTACCATCATCCACAACAAgaactacaacaacaacatcaacatcaacaacagCACGAGCATAATTCTAGTCTTATGCGTTATCGCTCGGCTCCAAGCTCATTTTTTGCAAACCTTGGTGATGGTAGCATTAATGGTGGTGAAGGTGGTGTTGGATGTGAGGATTATCGGGATCTTCGATCATCGAATCCAGAAGTTGAAACCATGTTGGCAAGGTTCATGACACCGTGCAATGGCTCAGGAGATTCAAATTCTCAAATGGTTTACCAAGCTCAAGCTGCTCAACAAGTTCAAGCTTTGCCAAATCATAATTCAGTGGGTGCTGGGACTACTTTGGATAGCTCTTTTAGTGGTTTGAACTCTGTAGGATTAGAGAATTCTATGCAAGCAAAAATGGGCGCAGGAAACCGCTCCAATCTTGTTAGGCAAAGTAGCTCACCGCCCCTTTTCTCTGATTTAACAATGGATAATG GCTTTGCTGTGATGAGGGATGTGGGAACTTTTAGAGCTTGCAATGGTACAAATGGGGAAGCCAGCCCATCAATGACTAAGTTGAATGATCATTTAACCTTCACGGCCAGGCGTTTGCCTCAGATAGCTGAAATTGGGAATGAAATAACTAGCCCAGAGGATCAAAGTCTAGGAAATGCTAATGGTAGCAATCAACAGTACATCCCCAAGTTCACAAGTGATTCCTGGGATGAATCTGCATTAAATAGCCTTAGAAGAGCCAGAGACAATGAAGTAAACATGTTCCCAACTTCAAATGCATTGGAAACTCAG AATGCTGATTCTGGAAACCACACCCATCGTTTGACTCATCATTTGAGCTTGCCTAAGACTTCTGTTGAGATGGCCACTATAGAGAAGTTTTTGCAGTTTCAAGGTTCTGTTCCTTGTAAAATTAGAGCCAAAAGAGGTTGCGCCACTCACCCGCGAAGCATTGCAGAGAGG GTGAGAAGAACACGTATTAGTGAAAGGATGAGGAAACTGCAAGAGCTTTTCCCAAACATGGACAAG CAAACAAACACAGCAGATATGTTAGATTTGGCGGTTGAGTACATTAAAGACCTTCAGAAACAGGTTAAG ACACTCACGGATACAAAGGCAAAGTGCTCGTGTTCAAGTAAACAAAAGCAATGTTCAAATCATTCTGCCTAA
- the LOC142617681 gene encoding L10-interacting MYB domain-containing protein-like, translating into MRSSSFNGYFSLQLSSFLPTTLAEMCSILFNAPSESSSMNSPTRNPSKQSSAHGRRKPITRNSLKRPPLLFLHASKPSRSLGHRCCHCLALHSRKELVATMGREKSKDGASNDPRADWKDIKELQAFCEFCAVQVLEGRRSGGFLTKIGVDAVIQQLDNHFGKVVTFLQIKNKWDHLKKGWKQYNECFDNESGLGYDASTGLLQAPDEWWTRKITACPSAKSFKNKRLPNREAMNIMFGGTVATGKNAFCTSGQMPKETTEGSGDSADSTQFVDPQCEPFLNVDAMEVQGPSSSRAGPTMTKGKGLATNVHLFKPICKKSKKKKRSVAQEMSDSLKSISEVFLESRSVGTRTPFASTKLAQVKTILDMVLSLPGVHSGHYLHLFSTVYFMEKDKGRHMFAALCDDKDLQLKWLENEYQRHPEYHF; encoded by the exons ATGCGCTCCTCCTCGTTCAACGGATATTTTTCTCTtcagctttcttcttttctcccaACTACCCTGGCAGAAATGTGTTCAATCCTCTTCAATGCTCCGTCCGAATCATCTTCAATGAACTCACCAACCAGAAATCCATCAAAACAGAGCAGTGCACATGGTAGAAGAAAGCCCATTACGCGGAACTCTCTCAAAAGACCCCCTCTGCTCTTCCTTCACGCGAGCAAACCTTCTCGGAGCTTGGGACATCGTTGCTGCCATTGTCTAGCTCTGCATTCACGG AAGGAACTTGTAGCAACAATGGGTAGGGAGAAATCGAAGGACGGTGCTAGTAATGATCCGAGAGCTGACTGGAAAGACATTAAGGAACTACAAGCTTTTTGTGAGTTCTGTGCTGTTCAAGTCCTAGAAGGCCGGAGGAGCGGAGGATTTCTAACCAAAATTGGGGTTGATGCAGTCATTCAGCAGTTGGATAACCATTTTGGAAAAGTGGTGACTTTCCTGCAGATTAAAAACAAATGGGATCATTTGAAAAAAGGGTGGAAGCAGTATAACGAGTGTTTTGACAATGAGAGTGGGTTGGGTTATGATGCTAGCACTGGACTGCTTCAGGCCCCTGATGAGTGGTGGACCCGGAAGATTACG GCATGTCCCAGTGCAAAAAGCTTCAAAAATAAACGTTTGCCGAATCGTGAGGCGATGAACATCATGTTTGGAGGTACAGTTGCAACGGGAAAAAATGCATTCTGCACAAGTGGTCAAATGCCAAAGGAAACCACCGAAGGTTCTGGGGACTCTGCTGATAGCACACAATTTGTTGATCCCCAATGTGAACCTTTTCTAAATGTTGACGCAATGGAGGTTCAAGGTCCATCATCGTCGAGGGCAGGACCGACAATGACTAAGGGGAAAGGCTTGGCAACCAATGTCCATCTTTTCAAGCCAATTTGcaagaaatcaaaaaaaaaaaagcgttcaGTTGCGCAAGAGATGTCCGACTCTTTGAAGAGCATCTCAGAGGTTTTTCTTGAAAGTAGGAGTGTAGGTACCCGTACACCATTTGCTTCCACAAAGCTTGCTCAGGTTAAAACAATTCTGGACATGGTGTTGAGTCTTCCCGGGGTGCACTCGGGTCATTACCTTCATCTATTCAGCACCGTCTACTTCATGGAAAAAGATAAGGGTAGGCACATGTTCGCAGCGCTTTGCGATGACAAGGACCTCCAGCTAAAGTGGCTAGAAAATGAGTACCAAAGGCACCCTGAATATCATTTTTAG